In Notolabrus celidotus isolate fNotCel1 chromosome 5, fNotCel1.pri, whole genome shotgun sequence, the genomic window ttgatatttattgtgataattatcaatatcgactgatatgacaTATTTTATCGTGacaacataattttcaatatcgcccagccctacaccTGACAGCAGACAGACCTGACAGCAGTCTCATGTCCCTTATCCTATGACTCTCTTCTCTAATCCTGAATCTGACAGCAGTCTAATGACGGGTGGCCACAGAGAGGTAGTGGCTCGTAAGCTGACTGTGAGTCCTGAGTCAACATCTGTCACCTTTTTGGTAATTTGGTGGTTTTCTGATAAGGTACAGCCTTTTTGGAATGAAGCtgttgggcatacgggcaccctgcGGGGCTGTCAAGAGGTCTGGGCCAGCATCAGGAAGCGACTCGAAACAGAAAAGATTcgatgtgtgagtcttaatccttgggaagaagttctgagatgaatccaACGATTAAAGAGTTAATTTAGGTTAAGACGAGATCAGGATGCGCAGCGTCACGTTACGGATGCGCagcgcacaaacaaaagattatagttctgcagcatactcagtgatgatagaagcacaaaagtaatggaatactgtccaaaatgagcagaaattcaaccacagaaaggctctgtgacctgttgttgtATATGGTTCTCTGTATACTGAACCctgctgatcctgcctgctctgagctggcgctacgctccaaacatgcgtcctgtgtagcagggcgcAAGCCGTCAGACGGAGCAAACTCGCGGCGCAGCCACAACGCAACGCATCATGTGTAAATTGCGGGTAAGATTCTGCAAGcaacggacttcagagcagtgaagggttGATCATTTCTAATATTCCCTCCTCacttaaataaattataaaacccaacactgtttactatgttattgttttgtttttaactctgtaaagcactttgaactgctctttgtatgaatggtgctttataaataaactagCCCTGCAATTTATCCTCAACAACAACACGTTAACAACGATGTGAGTTTTCTTTTGACCAAGGTCTTGGCTCTGGTAACCATGAGTCCAAGTTCAGAAGTTTTAAGACATTTCCTCAACAGAGAgcataaaaagagagagagcataaaaaagagagagagagagagagagagagagagagagagagagagagagagagagagagagagagagagagagagagactcttcCACACCGTGTCTGTGTAACCCTGTGAGCTGTTAGTAAATGTCCTGTTGAACCATGCAGCATAGCTCTGCTAAAGTCTGCTGGAAAGTATAACCATACTAGATTTGTCTCTACACTAACTCATTCTCACATTTACACCCAAAGAGTCTCACAGAACACCCGAGAGAGAAACTTTGAGAGTGTTCTGAAGTGTTTGATGGAGGACACGCAGCTGaaaggtttttaaaaacatcactgtGTTTCTAAAGGAGGAAGTTTGACTTTGAAGACATGGAAATGGAAAAGATTCAGAGAAAGACTCTCTGTGTTGAGTTCAGCGTGCAGCCGCTCTGCAGCCCGTTCCTCCTGAACGTGCTGGGACAGCTGTAACTGGTTGCGGGCTGTTGACTGGTTCTTTATTAATGACGTGGGAGGCTCATTAATACGAGGGCCTGAACCTGACTAACAGCCTGGGGAAACATTCAACTTACAGCCGAGTCACATCCGACCTGGCCCCGGTCCTCCCCCCGCTGACTGAGACCTCTGCACACAGGAGGGATTTGTAAGGACTAAGGTCCAGCCAGCTGCACCGGGTCCACCTGTCCATTTAGCAAATTAGCCTAACAATCTCCCCTCCACCAATTAGTGAGGAGTAGGAGCTGTGACACTGCGTATATCACAGTAAATGAGGAACACGGGGCCAGGggcagagaggaaagagaggcagGCAATGAGAGCAGCTCAGTGTGAGGCAATAAGAACGACAGAGGGCGAATTCAAAAGATCCTTAAGGAATAAAAACTGCTCCATcaagctcttttttttcctccttgaaACCGTGATGGACAAAATGACCACTGATTCTGTCTGAGAACAAGAATACAACCATCTTTAACACAGTAAAGCTGAATCTACGTGTCTATTCTCCCGCTTGGTTCATGTTTTCACCTCGCAGTCTTTTTTACTGATGGATGTCAGACTATTATTTATATCTGCAGGAGTTTGAATCGAGTCATTCTTGCAGACGGTGTCGACACTGCATGCACAGCTCATCTTTGCTCTTCACTCACTGGCtctgtgctgcagtgttttctgTGCCCTGTTCAATAATGTCTCGTCCTCTTTTTAACACTTCTTCATTTGAAATGCGTCCCACACTTTCCATGTTTACTGATTCTGTCATTTAATGTTcacacaattaatcgagtatcaaTTAACTGTATGTCAAGAACTTCATCGACACaggcatttttgttttcaattttcaatttcacgtggaacaaacatcatgtggtctcatataacattcagctatcaggaaggtgttttaagtttaaagcacgTTTcgttcgatgtgaatcagctgagaCACTCCAGCTGGCGGCCGCgactgtgcgtcaggtctctttttaaagaagatcaatacgcaactgctgcctacaacgacacggacacgaaggtttacaactttaaacaggacatttccctacCTTTGGAAgaagactggtgggaattggtGGTATGCTACGTTTGCAGAACAGCAACATCAGATCAATCTGGGCTTctctgccgctggactgattatgacccggttgtgctcttggctgacacctgactgagtGCACATGTTTAttcttctcaataagaacgaggagacagaaaactagAACTGTGACACTGAGGTATGTTTCTGTACAGTTCTCTTGTTACAGCAAAACCACAAATAGTAGCCTaggccttcactttataagactgtagaatacttaaaattgacatccctagttcaCAGAGTGTTGGTCATCATCCTTTCAATGAACCCAGCCATTCAAGTTCCTCTTTCTATCTTTCAAAGTGGCCTCCAAACTCCAACCAAGCCAGggagagaggatgaagagggcAGCAGACGTAATGCAGCAGCTTCCACCTGTGTGAGTTCTGGTGGTGCCGGCTGTTCgtcatcttcatcctcacacttttggggatttttgccccaaaaagttaagaagtgctTTGTGGCTGATTGATTTTGGTACGCATGGAACTTCAAGAGTCAGTGACTTCTTACAGTTTGCAGTGAAAGTTAAGTTGACCTGACACAAAGTAGGTTAACTTGCACCATCTACTGGCGGGAGTTTGAGATACATGTGATGTAGTCTGACCTGAAGTGGATCTATATCAGGGGTAAAAACTGAACGAACAGAGAGGCAGAACTCCCTCCATACTTCCAGCAATTTGCACCATGGATGAAAGATCAAAGAGCGCAGACACCATGATGAGACGGATCAAAAAGCTCCATGCTCAGTCTCAGAGGAGATGAAGCTAGAGAAGTGTCTTCAGCACCACATGCGTGTCTTCCTCGACAACCAGGGCTGCATGAGCCTGGAAGAAGAAGTCACTgtggtgtctgtgtttgtttttgtgatgcaCACTGTGATCAGAACACGTACGGGACATTTCTGCAGAGACGCTGACAGAAGCAGAGATAAGAAAGGAGGGCTGCTTCTAAATGAACTACATTAATGATCATGTGTGTTGTGAACAGTTACCTACATGTAAACATCAACTGAACaatgaagaatgtttttatCTGCATGGTAGAAGGTAAACAGGCCTCAGGGGGCAGAAGTCAAACACAGATGTATTTGCATGTTGGCACAATGCACAGAcagatctgtgtgtttgttttcagagtcTGTGAGATCTTTTAAGTCAGTTGCCTTCCCTCCCGCACCGACTGCTGACTCACATAATCCACGCTAGAGGACAGATTTGAAGATGTATTTGCTCCTGCATTGGTCCACACCTTGTTTATGTTTCAAACTAGCCAGGTTGTGTGCAGGTGATACTCAAATCCCCCATGCACTGAACTCCAAAAAAACCTTTCACAAATCAAACTTCTTCAGGACATTCAGGTCCTGATGTTCTCCACACTGGGAGGTTTTCAGTGTCACTCCTAGGAATGTGAAACACTTGTTTCAGTCTCAGTAAGAGAGTGGACAGCAGAGGGATTCGTCTTCAGCACAGATGACCAATTCTGAGTTAATGTCAGGACAACAAAAGGAAGCTTCCACAAATACAACACTAGAAAACAACTGAGGCGAGCAGCAAAACGTTGCTCTACatgcacaacataaaataacttTCAGCTGATGTGAATTTCTGCTGCcctgacccggttgtgctcctggACACTACGAGTCTGAAacgtgtttctgttcagttctcttgttgcagtaaatccacatgctgtagtctgagccttcacctTATATGACTGTTTGTCAGCTGAGatcatttttatgagcctgctccacacgttgatatttaGCATGTTAACTTTTTGCACGCATTTATATGATTCGTAGCTCTTCAATGCAATGTGTTGCTGtggaaataaaaatgcatttggtgttgtttttgtcacaggAAACATCAAAGTTTTCTTTAAAGgtaaatcaataattgatcgttaacgttttcaaagatcgatcacggagaaTAAGTCATTTGCATCCCTAATCAGGACAAACTTCTCTTCTAGATAAGTCACAAAGAGGATGAATACTGTCGCCTTCATTTCGTAGAAAGTCTAAAAACTTTAGGTATAAAAGGTGTCTGATGTCTGTCAGAGACCTTTTAATCAGTGTCTGTCAGAGGTACAGGACGGAGGGATCAAACCTGGGCAGTGGTTTGTCACTGCCTGCAGCAACAAGTAGGTTTATAATGAATCTTTCTTTCTATTGGATTAAAGTTTAAGTTTGAAATGAAGCTCcgtctctgtcttcttctttttttttatctcatgctCTTTTGGTGGTTCAAGCTATGTGGTAGCCCCTAAAGTTTAGGCTTCACTAATCAGGGTCATTCAGCAAACCCTGTTCTGACCTTTTCCAACTTATCTAACATGTTAGACTCCAGAGCAGGAGCCttaggtccacgtagctcctgtgcctacgcagaggcctacgcacgtagctgaccagcacctcctccaaaatgtaactatgcgctGAATCGACGCAGaatgcaagccctgtgattggtccactcggtggcattgtatttcccgctttacagcacttccgagTTACCCGCatatcggccgtgtatttcatctcctcctatGTCTCTTCTCTGTTCTTCCatgttatcatgtctgtataataaacagcaacatgtgtcaGCTGTAAATCAACGTAACACGTCGGAACctttgtgaaaaagtaaacagatcgTAGTGGGCCCGGAAACAGACGacctgactatcagagagaccacactgccctcaagcgtttcagtgGAGTGTTGCtccgtgacacggacacatcgacgcaccaGTATGTAGAGCTCCCGCCCGCGTCAGcctctgctgcgtaggggcgacgcagaagtataaaccagcctttagggACAAGGGACTCTACCAAAGACAAAACTAGGACCTTGGTCTTCATAGTTTGGACTACATGCACAACAGTTCCTCACGCAATCACTTCTCTGTGTGCTTTTACCTCTGCAAGCTGGGCCTTGTTGAGTCCTGGTCTGGTCTGCAGCTTGTAGTGTCGCTTGTAGCGTCTCAATGTGTTCACTTGCAGCTGGAAAAGGTCGACCTGAAAGATCAACAGAGGTAACAATCAGTGAGTAAGTCAACCAAGAGAGAATGATAACGTGCCGCCATATCGCCTCTATTTTGGAGACATGTCAATGATTTACTTTGGACTCTACTCAGCTTTTAAAGGAGATTAAACTTAGAAAATGGGTCACTGAAGGAATAAACTACACAAACAAGCACAGCTCAATAAGGTTAAATCAAACTATCTCAAAAGGAGGGAGAATGATAAACTTCAATATTGTTTTCATCCAGTTTCTTTCGTTCCTCTGTGAAATAACTTTCTACACCTTTATAAACCGTGCATCTACGTTGACCTCTGTGTTGTAAAATGAGTAACATGTCAGGCTGTATTACCTCGGGCACCTCCACATCATGATCCGGGGACTCTCCTCCGTCATCACtggtcttcctctttctcttgttGCGGACGCTCTGGATGAAGTTCTTGTGGAAGTCACAGATGTAGAGGTGTCGCACCTATAGAGACAGAAGACGTCAAAAAGCATCATTAGACCGTCTGTCAACAAAATTACGACTATGTTGTGAATAGTTGTATGAATGAAATCCTTCCCAAGCACGTTTCCTTTGCTCCAGTATGACCAAACTTCAACAGAGTTTAAATTCTAACTCAGTTTTTAATTGATGTCTTCAAAGCTGCAGCCTTTGCCAAGATCAGATGTTATAAAACAAGAAAGGCTATGACTTGAGCAGGCATCAATAACACAAGACAATCAGTCCAGTGAAGACCTCCATACTTCCCATAAATATGTTTGTAGCACTTTAAATAGAATCAGATTTGATAAAGTTCTGAGCGCAGGTTTTCTGCATTAACTTAAACATCTAACGCTCTTTGGTGTACATGTTCTGCTACAGTTGAAGGCGTCCTGTCCTCATGTGACCTCATGTGCATTAGCTCCTCTGGGCAAAACATACAACATGTGACCTATCAGGAGTCCCACGCCTAACATACTTGGAAAACTAAAGGCcaaaccacaaaacaaacacagaaaacaaacgcACGCTGCAGTTTACCAAGAAGCCAAACATGTTTTCTGGGAATCTCAGAGCAGATTAAAAGCTCTGGTTTCAGCGTGTAAGAAGACTCTTGTGGGTGACACTGCTGTTTGCATGAAGGCCCCAGGGGACGATGAGCTGTAGGACCATAAAGACCCCCTGGTTCCTCTGAGGCTTTGTGCATTGTGTATGCAAACTATTGTGCTAAGTACTCATCAGGTACAAGGCACACAGCAGGAGTGTCTCCCTCCCCCAGGCTGGAGGCACGGTTAAGAAGAATCATGGTTTAGCAGGAAGAAACCTGAACACAACATCATTTACAGTGACTTATGGACAGATCACCAAGCTGGATTTGACTCAGAGTGTAACACTTTGTCATTGTGTTAGCGTGGTGTAAAAACGAAGGCTCTGAAAACACAGGTTTACACACAGGAAAAGTACATAAAGATCCAGCATGAGGATCAGGATCTTTTTATTCAACGTTCAGCTGCATTTTACTTGGAATGAGGCGGATCAAGTTAGCATGACTGTGGTTGGGCAACACAGTCAGCTTCCCTGGCAACAGCCATCTTACGAAGAATAGCGGAGGCCTGTTTAAGGAAACTGTTGAAATGAGAGCTGCCCCTCATTCAAGTGGTGTTCAAAAACATCGGAGAAAGCAAGTTCCTTCTTCATAAAGTTCATAGAAAGATTCCAAAAGTTCGAATAATACCTAGAGGGTGGTTTTATGCTGACACATGGTGGATGAAGGTGAAAGCTGGCTACATTTGACTTTACATTAAAAATCTAGTTATTATTAATTTGATATGATGTCGAGATGTAACAGATGTAACTTGATTTACTTCTAGCATCAATGCACTAATCATTTTATCTTCTCTGTCCATGCCGTTTCCGTACTACGACTCCCCCAACTCGAGTCAGTGGACCGTCCGAGGAGCACATGAACGCAGCACTGGTTTGGGAGGGACTCTGTTGTCTTGCACGTCGCCATGGTAGTTCACACAGACAGCAATAGCCTGACATTTAAACCACCGGTGTTCTGTCGATAAATGCTGCCCAATCTAACGTGAAACATTTACTTGCGTTTCTAAATCTCAAACCGGGGTACTTTGTGAGACAGGTGTCTGAAATGTTTGGAGAATGGTCTCTCTGGAGGGTAATATATCGAGTAGAAAAGCAGAGTTAACATTGGCTAAGATAGCACAGAGCATGAGGTTTGTTTTTCATCCCGTTTTATTTAAACTGTGTGTTAAAGGTGAGCTTTAGAAGTACAGTAACACATTAAAGAGTGTATGCAAATATCTACATGTTTATAAGTTAAAATACGCAATGAAAATGAGAGTtttcagtctatggtttgaagtAGGTTGCATTGGATTGAACTGTGGCTCTCCGGATTTTGGTCCCGCGCATGCGCAATCATGAAACGAGCCGCTTGGCATAGGTAGCACGTTTCGACTGAACACTCCGGCTCAGGACACATTTTGGTTTTAAACAGTACAACTGAACCAAGATTGGCACAAGAGTAACAACATTTTGAAGCTGCATTAAAGTGTGATTATGTCCTGTTACTAACTACCGAGCTATCTAGTCAACGCCATTACAGCTGACAGCTTCTGAACTTTCCCCCCTGAAGCCAACTTTCAGTCACCATAAAGCACTCAAACAGACTAAAAACGTTTTAATTTCACTTACACTCTTGTCGATGTCCAGTTTGAGCTTCTTCTGCGATATGCTCTTCTGGATCCTCTTGCTGAAGGAGGCGTTACCAGCCGAGCGGCCGCATCGCTCCCCGTCCTCGATCAGACAGCAGCTCTGCCCGTAGAACGGAGGGGCAGGCGGTCCGTCGTGGCTGTCCTCCTCGGTGCTGAACCCATTCATCCCGGCGAAGCCTGAGTCTTCTTGCGCAgtagcaaaaaacaaaaacaccaacaaagCGATGTTAGGTTggcttttaaagtctgttgttCAGGCGCTGCGCTGTGAAAGACAACGGCTGGCAAGCTAGCTAGGCTAAGCGACTAGCTAGGTCGTGATGTTGTCTCCTCACTTCTGCGACCTTCTTCCAAACTCATAGGCCACCAACTGAGTTCATTCTCCGTCTGATATCCAGTtcacaacagacaaacagatgCTGCTAACCTACGCTTCGTCCAGTGTTAGCAACACCGCTAATGAACGAATTCCTTTGGTGCACCGTCGCTGTTTGTCCCCCGAACAAACCGATACCTCCTGGTTACTTCGTCATATAACAATAACGGTTACGTCCCCGTGCTAGAAACGCAGAAACCGGCTTCAGGTGTTCACACTACTTTGTAAAAATCACGTATTTCACGGCTTGGACCCTCAACAATCGCGGTACTCTTTCAGAACACCTCGTACAATGGACATGCTCAGTCTCCCAGGCGGAAGTTCCCGTACCGCACTCCGATTGGCCAATTTGATGCGAAGGCGGGCTTAGCGTTCATATAGGTTCATTTCAttggctgtaaaaaaaaaactatttttttctcGTGGCACTTCCGGTATCACAGTGTCATGTTTTGCACGATGAATAGCAGTTAAAAAGGTGGCCTCGTCGCTGGTTAAAAGGGCGTTTAAACATACATTAGAAACTTAGCCATAGTGGATGAGCGATTTGAAGTAGCTTTCAAGATATATAACTCATAAATAATCACATTAGCTTGACCACCTGTTCAATGAATGCTGCACGGGAAACCCACCTTCAACCAGTCTTGACACCAAACTAAAACCTCGACACATGGGCCAAGCTTATGACTGAAAAGACACTGTTTTAATGAGACCTCATCCATTCATTTACCAACCAgccttttaaatgtaatttacataatacacttgttttgtttttgtttcctccaGCCTGATGTTAACAAAGAGGAGTCCCTATGAATGAGCACTGATCTGTTGACACTGCAGCATATCTGCTCCTTTTTTATGCTCCTTTTTTAACCACATGGGGGAGACAAGGCTTCACAAATGATTTAAAACTAGTGAGATGACCTTAAAATTCCTTCACACGTAGTCGGCCCTAACCAGttgtggacagtaacaaagtaaatttacttgagtacagtgcttataagtacatttttttgagtatctgtactttacttgagtattattttttgggggtacttttactccactacaatcagaagacaattattgtacttttgactccactacattctaaagacattaaatgtatttcttactccactacatttctatcaatgctctagatactcactacttttgctctgaggccagctcatgaatttccttctcttttctgaaatctgatccctaagacagttaaatgtgtttgtgtagttctgtttgtctcagtggtttagtcgtacctgtatatcgtgcatctccacggttgaacgtggagcaaacacagagcaagtttcactcagatcaggcagttcatttcgaggtggtaatgatgactataattctccacctgagcacccacggccatatcttcagcccatgttagagttttttgaaatgaaggatgatacgtatcgtttgaaatgttctccctgtttcccactctgcccaaacatacaaacattcactgtccaacctgagaaagcgtgttgagctgtgtaacatttgtttcattccagatgaacatttcaaactaagttgtctgtgcttggagtaacttagttgctgtttttattccatggtatagtttttagagatttcaagtaattcAAGTAGAtcaacataatgtaacataatgtacttctatgtattcttgactgcactcatgctttgtgaaaatacaaatttttgagattttttatgaagtactttgaatacttaagtgtttttaaaagcaagcgCTCCAGtacacttgtattggagtaatatttgacctggagtatcgatactttgacttaagtaatgaagctgtgtactttgtccaccactggccctaaccgacttggtgccctaggcaatattttaactggtgccccttgtattataaccaactccaacaatcacatcacatacactgaaagacaactgacatccagctttatgtgttacaggtttcctttttttaaaataaaatgacctCTAAACGAACATTGATAAAGTGGTAATAACACTGCTATTtagtaggaaaataattatacaatttcaaaatgcataatgtaatagtagtagaatgtattcagtcattatataacacaatcattttcacagtccAGACACTtgcaacaaagcaacagtaatgtattaaggGATGACTGAAAAAGCAGAggtaaaatgcttatttaagccgcgcctacattttttatgtaattaagctaacagcttccaaagtgtaaggaaaacaacaacaacaaaacaaaaagaaataaatcattaacacttaaatacttcaaaaactgatttgaataccattatttttaaaaccaaaattgAATCACAAGCTtctaaatgtttactggcatcattctgcaatttaatccaaaattaaattagataaaacaatattgtttttcccaTTACCATCATATTTTCTTCCCCACTCATTTAGCagcgccccctatggatggcCAGCGCCcatagcatttgcctatactgcctatgccacgagCCGGCCCTCGcttcacacactgtaccttttataCAGTTTCTAAAATTATCTGTGTTTCCACAGTTTTGGTGACATGTGAAGTAATACCTTTGGGTGGCAGTTTGGCATTGTGTTCCTGCAAAGTAGGGCGTCTTAAGATGTGCGTATGAAGAGAAGAGTGACACATAATTATCTTAATCCATTTAAGTAGAGTCTTTCATTACACACCCAAGTTCGTTTTTCAGGTTTTCTGTCAAAGAATTCAAGCCTCAGGGTAATTATATTCAATTCAAGACTATTTTGTGTTCCTGCAGACTAAAAACACAATTTGCCTGTGGGGGCTTcgttgt contains:
- the sap30l gene encoding histone deacetylase complex subunit SAP30L, producing MNGFSTEEDSHDGPPAPPFYGQSCCLIEDGERCGRSAGNASFSKRIQKSISQKKLKLDIDKSVRHLYICDFHKNFIQSVRNKRKRKTSDDGGESPDHDVEVPEVDLFQLQVNTLRRYKRHYKLQTRPGLNKAQLAETVSRHFRNIPVNEKETLTYFIYMVKSSKSRLDQKGDGGSKPLD